The genomic stretch CATCGCCACGGCTAAACAAGCAATAAACGCTCCTTTTGAACCTAAAAGGTGCATCGCGATTGCTGAAAGGCGCTCTTCGGGAGCATGCCCAATATCTAGAATAGGTGTATAAAAGGACGCAACGTAGGTTAAACCAACATACATACCTGACAATAATCCTGCTGCCAAAAGACTAGCTTTTACCATCTGCTTAAAAACTTCTCGTCTAGCCATCAAAGGATCTTGTCCATAATCCATTCCAATAAAGTGGGATAAGACAAAAGGAGCGAAGATGAACGAAGCGATTAAATCCAATGTATTGTAACCGACACGTAAGCCTTCAGAAAATGCTTCTGAGGGTGATAGTGAGCTCACTTCTGCGGGAGGTGGATTTTGAAAACCTAAAAATAGGATCATTCCCAGAGATGCAAGCAGAACCGGCGTTAAAAGCAGTCCCAGGATATCGATAATACGTCGCTTTTTCATCGCGAACAATAAAACAAGAACTCCTGCAACAATCGTGAAAAATGTAAAACTTACTATTTCGGGCAGATAAGGCTTTAATGTCGCATAAGAGAGAGTTGCAAGCCGAGGAATCGATCCTATTGGACCTAGAATTGCCTGAATGATGAAAATCAAAATAATTCCAGGAACTTTACCGATCCTCTCAAAAAATGCGCGGTAATGGCCTTCAAAAAGCATCATGGAAATCAAGCCTAAAAGAGGCAAGCTTACGCCTGTAAAGATTAGTCCCATCATCGCAAAAAAGTTCTTGTCTCCCGCATTCCCTCCGAGGATAAGAGGCCAAATCAAGTCCCCCGCACCAAAAAACATGGAGAATAAAGCGAGACCAGCTGCCACGACATTGGATTGTTTTCTTACTATTGAAAGCGACATAATATTTCTCCGATGTTAACGGTTCCATTTCTCTTGAGTGCCGCCAAAGAGATCTAATCTTAACTGGTGTTTGCAGGGGAATGATCTAGGCGGATCAAAGATGATTAATTGCATATGTTCGTGTAACCCAAATCTGTTATTGCTAAAGAAAAAGAAAACAAAACGTCTAACTTTGTCTTCCTTAATTGAGCAGATGTAGGACGGCTACACTGGAGACACATGCTGTAAAGTAGGCCTAATTAAATGTTTTATTAAGATTTTACAGTAGAGATGAATACAAATCAAGCATTTTTAAAAAATCAGATTGCTAAAGAAAAACAAAATAGCCCCTCATACCTGTAAGGCAAAGCGAAATTTAAGGACTTTTGGGTAGCGAAGGCACTCCTTCAATTAAGCGGAAAAAAACTTTAGCAAAAAAAGGGCGCTGCCTTTCAAACTTTATAAAAAATTTTTCTTTCTGGATTTCGTTATGTACGAGGATATTTAGAGTCACAACATCTTCGACTAACGCTGGATTTTCTTCTAGCAGTTCATTAGCTTTTTTTGTCATGTAAGAAGTCGATCTTGAGGTGAAATGACGATCCAATTTGTTCAAATACAAACCAAATCCTTTTGCAAGACTATGCAAAGCAAAAGCCCTAATAACGTTGATAAGGGGAATTAAGCCTAAACTCACAATACTCAATCGAATCTTTCTTTTAGAAAAGTTCGGTTTTGATGCAACATCGTAATTTTTTTTCAACTCTTCATGAAAAGATTCTAATCCAGGTTCTAGTAGCACTTTCGGCATAAAAAATAGTACTGGATCAGCTTTCAGAGTTTCCTGTAAAAGATTAAACAAACCAATTCTTGCGCATTTTTCAACGCTTGCTCCTCTCCCCCCAAAAAATTTACCAAAACCAGTCTTTTTTACAGTCATTAAACCGGAAGGTTCCGTATTGATTATCGCAATTTTTCGGTCTTGAGTTAAACGAATCTTATTAAATGTTGCTCCCGCTATCCCTGCTTTTCGGACAATTAACGAAATCTTATGCGCCAATTCTTTTTGTTCCGATGCATCCATGCTTTTAATGGCTTCAAGCGTTTCTTTTGCACTCAAGACTTCCACTTTCTCGCAAATGAGACAATACTTTCGAGTGACATCACACTCTTTATCAGAATTTTGGTATGCAAGCAGCTTTTTTTGAGGAAGAATGACATCAACCTGCACTTCTTGAGCAATTTTAGCAATACGACGGCTCATTTCAATTCGTAGGAGGTTTTCTTCTCTTTGAAGAACTGCCATCTCTTTTTTATTATTTCTTGGGCCAGGCGGAAAGCTCCCTTTTGGAAAAGCAATCGCACCAGCTTTAATTACCCAACCAGGAAGAGTTTCATGCTCTAGAACGTTGTAATAAGGAATTATTTTACCAAGAATAAGATTTTTTTTGTTTAGTAATTTAAACTGGTGCTGTCCAAGAATGGCATTGTTATCTTGAATTTTTTCCCAGTCACAGCTTAAAGGCTCGCTTAGCATGCTTTTAACTTCAGGTCGTGAAATAAGCTTTTGGGCTTTCTTAGCATTCGTCGAAGCAAGTAAGTGCGTTGATAAACTTTTATCACTTAGGTCTACGGGAGAGACATATGTATTCGAATAATAAAAAGACTTAAAAAAATCTGTGAAACTTGGTAGCATACGGTTCCCTTAATGGGTATTATTGACCTAAATCTTGATAAGATACTGATTACTTATGTAAAAAGCAATAAAGCTCCATCCAAATTTATAACAAATTCATAAACTATGAAACTTCAATGCCCTTGCGATAGTGGTAAAACTTACCCAGATTGCTGCCAAATACTTCATGAAGGAGCTCAAGCAAATCAAGCTCTCTCTTTAATGCGCTCTAGATATTCTGCATACGCCTACCAAAAAGTTGCCTATATCATTCAAACAACCCATCCTGACAATCCAAGCTTTCTTGCGGACTCTATTCAATGGGCGAAAGAGATCTTGATCTTCTGTCAAAACACTCAATTTAAAAAATTAGAAATTGTCGATTATCTGGAAGGAATCGATGAGTCGATTGTGACATTTGTTGCTCATCTCAATCAAAATCATTCAAACAAAAAGCTATTTGAAAAGAGCCTATTTATAAAATTAAATAATCAATGGACATACAGAGATGCGCTACTAATAAAGTTTAAATAAAACAAAAAAAACATTAATAGACGAACGAATCTATTTATTGAAACTTTTCTTTGCGAACATTATAATTTAAATCGAATAATTTCGAATTTAATAATAAAAGAGGTTTCGATGTCTGCACCAATTAAAAGTAAATATGATTATACTAAAGTGTTTTTAAACGAGGAACATTTTGTACCCGTTGATAAAATTCCCGCCCACTCACTTTCGTCGGCCGCCATCTTCAAAAAATTCTCCAATACACCCGACGCACTTCGGCATTCCCCTTTAAAACATCGCGCTGAGAAGTTAGTTGAAGCAACGAAAAAATGGCATTGTGCTAGAGATAATGAGACGAAAGATAAAATTTTTGCCGTATTACGAACAACTCTAGGGGTTGCCATTATAGCCGCAGGAGTTTTTGGATTAGTTGCTGGAGCCACAATCGCCCCACCTGCGGTGGGAATCGCGCTTGTTGCAGGTTTATCTTATGCGCTTCTTACAGGCTACAATATTCTGCACACAGAGATCCCTTTAACTTTAAAAGGAATCCTTACCGCATGCGCACTTGGTCCTTTTTTACCCATCTATGAAGCATTCGGAAATGTCAGCCGTTTGCAAGAAATCAGAACAAACATTAAAGATTCTGTTGAAAACGATTTCAATGAACTCACACGTTTTTTTAATGCTGAACATGCACAGATTGAAAAAAAATTGACTGACGAGATCCTCAAACTCACGAACTCCCTCGCGGCAGTAAAACGACTCCCTTATCGGACAAGATCTGGAGAAAATGAGCTTTGCATGGAACTGTTTAATCACCAAAGAGCTTTAACAGAGCTTCACGCTGCAGCGAAATTCTACGCAGAATACAACTAATTCGATATGAAGATGCACGGTATTTGTGCATCTTCATTTTTCAATAGCGAGCTTCATTTTCTCAACAATTTCATGCATTTCTTTCACATCGATTGGAGAGCTAAAGTTCGCTATATACATTTTTAATAGAAATTTCAGACTAGAGTCGTCTCCTGCTTTTCGCGGCATATAATGAAAATGCACATGCGGAACAGTTTGCCCCACTTCAACGCCATTTTTTTGCAGTAGTAAATAAGAACTCGTTCCAAAAACTTTTTCAGCTGCTACATTGACCTTCTTAATAATTTGACCAATTCGTAAGATTTCTGCCGCAGATAGGTATTCAAAGCGTTCAACATGTCTTTTTGGAATAACAAGAGAATGGCCTGGTAGAACAGGTTTATGGGTGTAAAGCGCAATCACAAGATCATCTTCATAAAATTTTTGATAATCGAGTATTTGACTACTACAAAACGCACAGTTGTCGCGATTTAAGGAACTCGGAGTCGATTTAATAATAAATACTATACCCATTAAAAGCACAATGCCGATCAATAATCTTTTAAATATTTTACTCATTTTGAAATTCCCTAAAAAACATGATTGAATAAACAATCATTCTACCAGAAAAGATTTTATAGCCTAGATAAATTTCAAATTGAAGTTCCCACTAATATGAAATGTATAAAAAAGCAATGCATGCTATAGTGAGACATTAAATCTACTAAAATAAAAGTTTATATGAATGAAAGACGCACGGCTAGAATGTTACTTCTAGACTCGAGAAACCGTATCCTATTAATGCAAATCAGTCCTAAAGGTTCGCTAGATTCGAACTCAATTAAAACTTCTTTTTGGATTACTCCTGGTGGAGAAGTTGAACATGGGGAAACGTTACATGCTGCTTTATTGAGAGAACTGAGAGAAGAGACGGGTATTTTAGAGGCGAAAGTCTATGAACCCGCTGTTTGGTATGGGGAGATTCTCCTTAATTGGAAAGGCATTCCTACATTATTTAAGGAGTCTTTTTTCTTGTTGAAAGTCGATTCATCCGAAGTGAGCACTGACGGATTCACACAGAATGAAAAAGAACTCGTTCAAGATCTGCGCTGGTGGAGTTTGGAAGAAATCTTCAGCTCACAGGACATTTTTCTTCCTAAGAATTTAGCCGTTCTCTTGAAACCCTTATTTGATTCTGTTCCTCAAGAAACCCTAAAAATTGATTTATCAAATTCTTAACATTCTTAACGAATCACAAAAAGATAGAGGCGGCATTGCTTTTTTTCCACATCGTGCCTTAGGATCCCGAATGGTGATGACAGATCCTTGCCACTTAAAGCTATCATGGGGATATTTTTAGCGTCATTCCTCCAAAAATAGGATCCGAAGATTTTCTAATGAAATGATTAAATCTCATTTTCTGCATGATATCTTTTAGGTGTCGCGCTAGATCCCGCCAAAATCCCCCCATCTATTGTAAGTTCAATGCCTGTAATATAATTGGATTCATCAGAAGCCAAAAACAAGATTGCATTTGCAACATCCTGAGAAGTTCCCATTTTATGCATGGGAATGTCTTTAACAATTTCAGCCATCCTTTTTTCTCTTTCCAAACCAGTTCCTAACATAGGCTCCCAGATAGGTGTCAAAATAGCGGCCGGATGGATAGAATTACAACGAATGTGATATCCTTGCTGACAGCAGTAAAGAGCAACTGTTTTGGTATGATTTCTCACTGCAGCTTTGCTTGAAGCATAGGCAGCAGCTCCTGGTATACCTACCAGACCAGATCTCGATGAAATGTTTATAATAGAACCTGCAGGACTTCCATTCATGGCTTTTATGGCGTATTTACATCCTAGAAAAACGCCATCTAAATTAATGGCATGTATCTCTCTCCAATTTTTTAGAGAAGTATTTTCTGGATCTTGTGGGCCAAATCCTTCTTGAAAGCCTGTGATTCCAGCATTATTGACTAAAACATCGAGTTTGCCAAATTGCTTTACAACTGCTTCTATCACTCTTTCCCAGTTGCTTTCATCTGTTACGTCCAAATGAAGATAAATGGATTTTCCTCCAATTTGTTTTGCAACCGATTGTCCCTCCGTATCGCATATATCAGATACTATGACAAGGGCACCTTCTCTTGCAAATGTGAGTGCTGTTTCTTTCCCAATTCCCTGTGCTGCCCCAGTAATGAGAGCAACTTTTCCTTCTAATCTTCTTTCTTGCATCAGTCATTCTTCTGTTTTAGATTTAGAGATCATTACCAAATAGCTGGAAGAGTATTTGGCTTTTCTTGGGCTTCAAGCAATAATTCAATAACTTCTCGCACAGCACACCTTTTCCCCCGGGTTTTGTGCAAATAAATCAACAATGGATTTTATAAGAAACACTGCATCGAATGGACATGTAGTAAACCGCTACTTAAAATCTATACATATCTACTCTTTACTGAGCAGAATGATAAAACGCTAGCCAAGCAGTTTTGCAAGATGTCGTCTTGTTCGTCATTCAGCACAAGACGTGTTTGGTAGGTGAACATCATCTCAGTTGTCATGGTCAATCAACACTTTAGCGGCTTCAATCAATTTTTTGTTCTTCTTGCTTCTGCTGCCATACAAACTTGCGGAAAACATGGTAATGATTTCCAAAACATCTTGTGCAAGCTCTTCTTCAAACGAGGCTTCATCGCCCTTGTTAATCAGAACAACTTCTATCTGCTTTGCTTCGCATAAAGCGAAAATGAGCTCAGCACCAAATCTAAGTAAGCGATCTTTATGAGTCAAAACCAATCTAGATTTTTCTTCCAAAATCAACTGAATTAAAGCTTTGAGCCCCTTCTTTTGTTAGTTCATTCCTGAGCCTAAGTCCTGGATGGCTTGATAGCACCAACCTTGGCTTGTGCAATAAGTGGCGAGGACCTTTGCCTGTCTCTTTAAATCTTCTTTTTGATCATGACTTGATACTCTTGCATACGCAATTGTTAAATCAACTTCAATTTTTTCTTTGCCGATTAATTGATCACGATCGTAGTATCTGGTATTTCCTTTCGACCTTATTGACGGCACGAGGTAGCCCGTCTCCTCCCAGCGTCGAAGAGTTTGAATACTTACACCTAAAAGTCTAGCGGTTTCACCGATCTTAATATATCTACTCATTTGAATGGATTTTAGTAGATTTGTATATGTTTTTGTGAGCTGTTTCTAACCTCACAAGTCTCATGGGTGCCTCATCATTAACATCATCCCCCATGTAAGCTACCTTCCGTAAAGGCAGGCTTAATTGGTTGGTTAAATCTTCTACAACCAGCTTTTTTGATCGACAATTGATGAAAACATGTTTGATGCCTAATTTCTTTGCGCGCACTTCGACAATCGGTGAATTTTCACTTGTTAAAAACGCGATCTCGATTCCTGCTCGCATGAGAAGGGTTAATCCCATCCCATCTTGAACATGGAAACATTTGATACCCCATCATGGGTATAGTACATACTCCCATCTGTTAGCGTTCCATCGATATCTAAAATCACAAACTGAATGTCTTTAAGTTTTTCTTGTAAATGCATCATGACTCAATGGCTACTTTTACGATGATTTTGTGAATATGATCGCTCGATACAAAAGGAGCATGGGCATCTTCTGGGAAAAAAATGGCAAACTTATTTTTCAGAATAGGAATCCAAAAGGAAGGTCGATCGCCAAAAAACATGATATCCTTGTCTTCTTGGTATGCTTGCGAGAAGTGCGTACATTCTTCCTGCCATTTCCATCCAATTTCTTCTTGGCCGGATAACGTATACTGAATATCAATATATTTTTTATGAGCCTCTAAAGGAGAGTTATCCCTTGTCCTGCCAGGTCTTGATTCAAAGATTGCCATTAAGCAATCGTCCCTTAAATACATTTTTTCTGGTGAAACTTGAGGCTTTTGATTTTGTAAAATAAATTCAAAAGCTTCTTTAAAAAGAGGATGTATATGTACATAACGATGCACAAATCTTAAGTCATCAATGATCATGAGTTTTCCACATTTTGTCTAATTTTTGGGTAAGCTGCCTGGTTAATATGAGGCACGTTCGGTGATAATCGACTTTTTTATTTTTTTTATTTAACAATTCAATTTCATTTAAAAAGGATCTAGAAATTTGTTTTAATTTATCAGATTTTGCATTTGGAAAACTTTTTAAAGAAGCAATTAAAATGGTAATAAA from Parachlamydia acanthamoebae encodes the following:
- a CDS encoding glucose 1-dehydrogenase, with translation MQERRLEGKVALITGAAQGIGKETALTFAREGALVIVSDICDTEGQSVAKQIGGKSIYLHLDVTDESNWERVIEAVVKQFGKLDVLVNNAGITGFQEGFGPQDPENTSLKNWREIHAINLDGVFLGCKYAIKAMNGSPAGSIINISSRSGLVGIPGAAAYASSKAAVRNHTKTVALYCCQQGYHIRCNSIHPAAILTPIWEPMLGTGLEREKRMAEIVKDIPMHKMGTSQDVANAILFLASDESNYITGIELTIDGGILAGSSATPKRYHAENEI
- a CDS encoding HIT family protein; translation: MSKIFKRLLIGIVLLMGIVFIIKSTPSSLNRDNCAFCSSQILDYQKFYEDDLVIALYTHKPVLPGHSLVIPKRHVERFEYLSAAEILRIGQIIKKVNVAAEKVFGTSSYLLLQKNGVEVGQTVPHVHFHYMPRKAGDDSSLKFLLKMYIANFSSPIDVKEMHEIVEKMKLAIEK
- a CDS encoding branched-chain amino acid transport system II carrier protein; the encoded protein is MSLSIVRKQSNVVAAGLALFSMFFGAGDLIWPLILGGNAGDKNFFAMMGLIFTGVSLPLLGLISMMLFEGHYRAFFERIGKVPGIILIFIIQAILGPIGSIPRLATLSYATLKPYLPEIVSFTFFTIVAGVLVLLFAMKKRRIIDILGLLLTPVLLASLGMILFLGFQNPPPAEVSSLSPSEAFSEGLRVGYNTLDLIASFIFAPFVLSHFIGMDYGQDPLMARREVFKQMVKASLLAAGLLSGMYVGLTYVASFYTPILDIGHAPEERLSAIAMHLLGSKGAFIACLAVAMTCLTTAIPLVSICGEYIKHDLMQGKGGDIFPLVITLLISGVIANLGFTGIANMLSPVLVILCPGLIVLSVLNIVYKLYDKELTNTPVFAAFGISMAKHFYEKITM
- a CDS encoding NUDIX hydrolase gives rise to the protein MNERRTARMLLLDSRNRILLMQISPKGSLDSNSIKTSFWITPGGEVEHGETLHAALLRELREETGILEAKVYEPAVWYGEILLNWKGIPTLFKESFFLLKVDSSEVSTDGFTQNEKELVQDLRWWSLEEIFSSQDIFLPKNLAVLLKPLFDSVPQETLKIDLSNS
- a CDS encoding YchJ family protein, whose amino-acid sequence is MKLQCPCDSGKTYPDCCQILHEGAQANQALSLMRSRYSAYAYQKVAYIIQTTHPDNPSFLADSIQWAKEILIFCQNTQFKKLEIVDYLEGIDESIVTFVAHLNQNHSNKKLFEKSLFIKLNNQWTYRDALLIKFK
- a CDS encoding YhcH/YjgK/YiaL family protein; protein product: MIIDDLRFVHRYVHIHPLFKEAFEFILQNQKPQVSPEKMYLRDDCLMAIFESRPGRTRDNSPLEAHKKYIDIQYTLSGQEEIGWKWQEECTHFSQAYQEDKDIMFFGDRPSFWIPILKNKFAIFFPEDAHAPFVSSDHIHKIIVKVAIES